One stretch of Dyella jiangningensis DNA includes these proteins:
- a CDS encoding acetate kinase — translation MMRHSTWRYVWSAGCAGLVMLGLPVAAQQAGAPAGEAAGASPPVAPHAIPSAPSAAPAPADSNEIRKKVAEQGERIEAMRSQISAQMAQLDAMKRALAEQEADYQSLRHAVGIDVLDKQRAGNIAAGGAGASALPMPAADSVAAVAPAPQQQPVGEAPKPDTRPPEVAPIFQQPGVLTPKGRFVIEPAYQFGYSSVDRVALVGYTVIPAILIGLIDARQVKTTTQIGWLTGRYGITDRMEVELRVPYVWTHQDTVSREIFTGTATDNAFGSSGNGLGDIEATIRYQLNIGGPDKAFYVGWFRVKSNSGKDPFEVTTDCIQRCVQNPLSEVPLSVTGTGLPLHQPSGTGFWSLQPGVTWLYPTDPIVLFGNVSYLYNVPRDNVERHILLGGTEQLGKVKPGDIVDLSLGMGLSLNEKASMSIGYEQAFVGPTKQNGQRVPGSTKIVLGTLLIGGSWRFNEKRTLNFTVGVGVTRDTPDATVTVRVPMMY, via the coding sequence ATGATGCGACACTCAACGTGGCGATATGTATGGTCGGCAGGATGCGCGGGCCTGGTGATGCTGGGCCTGCCCGTTGCGGCCCAGCAGGCTGGCGCACCGGCGGGTGAGGCGGCTGGCGCGTCGCCGCCCGTGGCACCCCATGCCATCCCATCCGCCCCTTCGGCAGCACCGGCACCCGCGGATTCGAATGAGATCCGCAAGAAGGTGGCCGAGCAGGGCGAGCGCATCGAGGCCATGCGCAGCCAGATCAGTGCGCAGATGGCGCAGCTGGATGCGATGAAGCGCGCCCTGGCGGAGCAGGAAGCCGACTATCAATCGCTGCGCCACGCGGTAGGCATCGACGTGCTGGACAAGCAGCGTGCCGGCAACATCGCGGCGGGTGGAGCGGGTGCCTCGGCGTTGCCGATGCCCGCGGCCGATTCGGTGGCGGCGGTTGCGCCAGCACCGCAGCAGCAACCGGTCGGCGAGGCGCCGAAACCCGACACGCGTCCGCCGGAAGTGGCGCCGATCTTCCAGCAGCCTGGCGTGCTCACGCCCAAGGGCAGGTTCGTCATCGAGCCGGCCTACCAGTTCGGCTATTCATCGGTGGATCGCGTGGCGCTGGTGGGCTATACGGTGATTCCCGCGATCCTGATCGGTCTGATCGATGCGCGGCAGGTGAAGACCACCACGCAGATCGGCTGGCTCACCGGCCGCTATGGCATCACCGATCGCATGGAAGTGGAACTGCGCGTGCCTTACGTGTGGACGCACCAGGACACCGTCAGCCGCGAGATCTTCACCGGCACCGCCACCGACAACGCTTTTGGCTCCAGCGGCAACGGCCTGGGCGACATCGAGGCGACCATCCGCTACCAGCTCAACATCGGCGGCCCGGACAAGGCGTTCTACGTCGGCTGGTTCCGCGTGAAATCCAACTCGGGCAAGGACCCGTTCGAGGTCACCACCGACTGCATCCAGCGTTGCGTGCAGAATCCACTTTCGGAAGTTCCGCTTTCGGTCACCGGCACGGGGCTGCCGTTGCACCAGCCTTCGGGCACCGGCTTCTGGTCGTTGCAGCCGGGCGTCACCTGGCTCTATCCGACGGATCCCATCGTGCTGTTCGGCAACGTCAGCTATCTCTACAACGTGCCGCGCGACAACGTCGAACGGCACATCCTGCTGGGCGGCACCGAGCAGCTCGGCAAGGTGAAGCCTGGCGACATCGTCGACCTCAGCCTGGGCATGGGCCTTTCGCTCAATGAGAAGGCGTCGATGAGTATCGGCTATGAGCAGGCCTTCGTCGGACCCACCAAGCAGAACGGCCAGCGCGTGCCGGGCTCGACCAAGATCGTGCTCGGCACGCTGCTGATCGGCGGCTCGTGGCGCTTCAACGAGAAGCGCACGCTCAACTTCACGGTCGGCGTGGGCGTGACGCGCGATACGCCGGACGCGACGGTGACCGTACGCGTGCCGATGATGTACTAG
- a CDS encoding C39 family peptidase, which produces MNKWAALCILIAALPLEGRATTPVAVAGGTGMYTVHLTSVKEARYKATIHQKYDFSCGSAAVATLLTYQYGYPVDEQVAFEQMYTHGDQAKINREGFSLLDIKRFLEANGFQADGYKVPLDKLAQEKLPAIVLIDEKGYHHFVVVKGMRSGRVLVGDPARGTRVLSETRFMSMWKNGLVFVIHNRRNLAVFNSANDWKVAPGAPVSDVIDRNGLYNLVMPKKGPDDL; this is translated from the coding sequence ATGAACAAATGGGCGGCGCTGTGCATCCTGATCGCGGCGCTGCCGCTGGAAGGGCGCGCCACGACGCCGGTCGCGGTGGCCGGTGGCACGGGCATGTACACCGTGCATCTGACCAGCGTGAAGGAAGCGCGCTACAAGGCCACCATCCACCAGAAATACGACTTCAGCTGCGGCTCGGCCGCCGTGGCGACGCTGCTGACCTACCAGTACGGCTACCCGGTGGACGAACAGGTCGCGTTCGAGCAGATGTACACGCACGGCGACCAGGCCAAGATCAACCGCGAGGGTTTCTCGCTGCTGGACATCAAGCGTTTTCTCGAGGCGAACGGGTTCCAGGCGGATGGCTACAAGGTGCCGCTGGACAAGCTTGCCCAGGAGAAACTGCCCGCCATCGTGCTGATCGACGAAAAGGGCTACCACCATTTCGTGGTGGTGAAGGGCATGCGCAGCGGTCGCGTGCTGGTGGGTGATCCCGCGCGCGGCACGCGCGTGCTGTCCGAGACCAGGTTCATGTCGATGTGGAAGAACGGCCTCGTCTTCGTCATCCACAACCGCCGGAACCTGGCGGTATTCAACAGTGCGAACGATTGGAAAGTGGCGCCTGGCGCACCTGTCAGCGACGTCATCGATCGCAATGGCCTCTACAACCTGGTGATGCCCAAGAAAGGGCCGGACGATCTCTAG